In Gammaproteobacteria bacterium, a single window of DNA contains:
- a CDS encoding ThuA domain-containing protein — translation MKTGWKWFWGVTALLVLLALVAGGAYYSEMRANGFFRDPVFETERPALPPLEHPAVLVFSKTNSFIHKEAIPAGKQLFEQIAAEQGASIFLSDSGGVFNPEDLAHFDVIVWNNVTGDVLTAQQRQAMRHWLEQGGGFLALHAGGDNSHEVWPWYLDTVIRARFIGHPLYPQFQQATLHIEQPADPIVAALEEDWVRTDEWYSFDNSPRASDVRVLATIDENTYSPGSFFGKPLAMGSDHPMIWKHCAGAGRVFYSALGHTAESYSDPKYREVLMRAIVWAGRLDPAAALPADPLICETN, via the coding sequence ATGAAGACTGGATGGAAGTGGTTCTGGGGTGTGACGGCGCTGCTGGTGCTGCTCGCACTGGTGGCCGGTGGCGCCTACTACAGTGAGATGCGTGCGAACGGCTTTTTCCGTGACCCCGTATTCGAGACCGAAAGGCCGGCGCTGCCGCCGCTGGAGCATCCGGCGGTGCTGGTTTTCTCGAAAACCAATTCCTTCATTCACAAGGAGGCCATTCCGGCGGGGAAGCAATTGTTTGAGCAGATCGCGGCGGAGCAGGGCGCGAGCATTTTCCTGAGCGACAGTGGCGGCGTTTTCAATCCGGAGGATCTCGCGCATTTTGATGTGATCGTCTGGAACAATGTGACCGGCGATGTGCTGACCGCGCAGCAACGCCAGGCCATGCGGCATTGGCTCGAACAGGGCGGCGGCTTCCTGGCACTGCACGCGGGTGGCGACAACAGCCATGAGGTCTGGCCCTGGTACCTCGACACCGTGATCCGCGCGCGCTTCATTGGCCATCCGCTGTACCCTCAGTTCCAGCAGGCCACCCTGCACATCGAGCAGCCCGCCGATCCGATCGTTGCGGCTCTCGAGGAAGACTGGGTTCGGACGGATGAGTGGTACTCCTTCGACAACAGCCCGCGCGCGTCGGATGTCCGCGTGCTCGCAACGATCGACGAAAACACCTACTCCCCCGGCAGCTTTTTCGGGAAGCCGCTGGCAATGGGCAGCGATCACCCGATGATCTGGAAGCACTGTGCTGGCGCCGGCCGGGTGTTCTATTCGGCGCTGGGGCATACCGCGGAGAGCTATTCGGACCCGAAGTACCGGGAAGTGCTCATGCGCGCAATTGTCTGGGCTGGCCGCCTGGACCCAGCTGCCGCGCTGCCCGCGGATCCGCTCATCTGCGAAACCAATTGA
- the rhaI gene encoding L-rhamnose catabolism isomerase, which produces MNAFSVDFIAAQNRPLEAFLTQDYASLGEQLARTGIDIEEITTRAQAFAVAVPSWGVGTGGTRFARFAGIAEPRNIFEKLEDCAVIHTLARCTPTVSPHFPWDCVTDYAALREQAAALGLGFDAVNSNTFQDQPGQCESFKFGSLTHTSAKAREQAIAHNLDCIEYGRQLGSRALTVWVGDGGNFPGQQHLVRALERYLESARVIYAALPDNWRMFIEHKLYEPAFYSTVIQDWGTSALCAMQLGPKAHSLVDLGHHAPNVNIEMIVARLIQFRKLAGFHFNDSKYGDDDLDSASINPYQLFLIFNELVDAEYRAAAGFDPSYLLDQSHNVTDPIESLINSAGAVQRCYVQALLVDRPALEGFQETNDALMASNTLKRAFHCDVSPILAEARRRAGGAIDPVACFRAAGYRAGISSQRPQAAGSHSGIV; this is translated from the coding sequence ATGAACGCGTTTAGCGTCGATTTCATCGCCGCGCAGAATCGCCCGCTGGAGGCCTTTCTGACACAAGACTACGCCTCGCTCGGCGAGCAGCTCGCACGCACCGGCATTGATATCGAGGAGATCACCACGCGAGCACAGGCTTTCGCGGTCGCGGTGCCGAGCTGGGGCGTCGGCACCGGGGGAACGCGTTTCGCGCGCTTTGCGGGCATTGCGGAGCCGCGCAATATTTTCGAGAAACTGGAGGATTGCGCCGTCATCCACACGCTTGCCCGCTGCACGCCAACCGTGTCACCGCACTTTCCGTGGGACTGCGTCACGGACTACGCCGCGCTGCGCGAGCAAGCGGCGGCACTCGGGCTCGGCTTCGACGCCGTGAATTCCAATACGTTCCAGGACCAGCCCGGACAATGCGAGTCCTTCAAGTTCGGCTCGCTGACGCACACCTCGGCGAAGGCACGCGAGCAGGCGATCGCGCACAACCTGGACTGCATCGAGTACGGTCGCCAGCTTGGCTCGCGTGCGCTGACCGTATGGGTGGGCGACGGCGGCAACTTCCCGGGCCAGCAGCATCTGGTGCGCGCGCTGGAACGCTATCTCGAATCGGCGCGCGTGATCTATGCCGCGCTGCCCGACAACTGGCGGATGTTCATCGAGCACAAGCTGTACGAACCGGCTTTCTACTCCACCGTGATCCAGGACTGGGGCACCAGCGCGCTGTGCGCGATGCAGCTCGGTCCGAAGGCCCATTCCTTGGTCGATCTCGGGCATCACGCGCCGAACGTCAATATCGAGATGATCGTGGCACGGCTGATCCAGTTCCGGAAGCTGGCCGGATTCCACTTCAACGACAGCAAGTACGGCGACGACGATCTCGACAGCGCCTCGATCAATCCCTACCAGCTGTTCCTGATCTTCAACGAACTGGTGGATGCCGAGTACCGCGCGGCGGCGGGCTTCGATCCCTCCTACCTGCTCGACCAGTCACACAACGTAACCGACCCGATCGAAAGCCTGATCAATTCGGCAGGCGCCGTGCAGCGCTGCTACGTGCAGGCCCTGCTGGTCGACCGCCCGGCGCTGGAGGGATTCCAGGAAACCAATGACGCGCTGATGGCCAGCAACACGCTGAAGCGCGCCTTTCATTGCGACGTCTCACCGATCCTGGCCGAGGCCCGGCGTCGGGCCGGCGGCGCGATCGACCCCGTCGCCTGCTTCCGTGCCGCAGGGTACCGCGCCGGCATCTCGTCGCAACGCCCGCAAGCGGCCGGCAGCCACTCCGGAATCGTCTGA
- a CDS encoding bifunctional rhamnulose-1-phosphate aldolase/short-chain dehydrogenase, translating into MLHTIENLWDEARAARLSEQELLLYRSNLLGADLRITNFGGGNTSAKLPDKDPLTGAEVPVLWVKGSGDDLGSMKLDGFATLYLQKLEQMQKLYRGLAHEDEMVGYLAHCTFALNTRAASIDTPLHAFIPHTHVDHVHPDAVIAIACTRRSRELTQTIFGVEIGWLPWQRPGFDLGLRLGELASSNPQLAGAVLQGHGLFTWGDTSRVCYETTLRIVRRAGEWLAANGSAEAFGGTRHAGIAEATERRRVAAALMPRIRGLISGSQHKIAHFDDSPAVLEFVNSAGLAALAALGTSCPDHFLRTKIRPLLIDFDPSAAEREAEIARCESTLAGALEAYRENYAAYYRRCARPDSPPMRDANAVIYLVPGVGVFSFARDKATARIAAEFYVNAINVMREAEHADTYVALPEQEAFDIEYWLLEEAKLQCMPKPRSLAGRVALVTGGAGGIGTATARRLLQDGACVVLADIDAAALAETRVALAREYGSDAVRAVVCDVTVEESVACAGIATAVEFGGLDILVSNAGIANSAPLEDTSLELWNRNISILATGYFLITREAFRLLKRQACGGAIAFIASKNALVASPNASAYCTAKAAEVQLARAVALEGAPLGIRCNVVNPDAVLRGSKIWSGKWRQERADAYNMDEDELEEHYRQRSLLKLNVYPEDVAEAVYFLVSERSAKSTGNIINVDAGHAPSFTR; encoded by the coding sequence CTGTTGCACACGATCGAAAATCTCTGGGACGAAGCGCGCGCCGCCCGGCTGAGCGAGCAGGAGCTGCTGCTGTACCGCTCAAACCTGCTCGGCGCGGATCTGCGCATCACGAATTTCGGCGGCGGCAATACCTCGGCCAAGCTGCCGGACAAGGATCCGTTGACCGGCGCGGAGGTCCCGGTGCTGTGGGTCAAGGGCTCTGGCGACGATCTCGGCAGCATGAAGCTCGATGGTTTTGCCACGCTCTATCTGCAAAAACTCGAACAGATGCAAAAGCTCTACCGCGGCCTCGCACACGAGGACGAGATGGTCGGCTACCTGGCGCATTGCACCTTTGCGCTGAACACGCGCGCAGCCAGCATCGACACCCCGCTGCATGCCTTCATCCCGCACACGCATGTGGATCATGTGCATCCGGATGCGGTGATCGCGATCGCCTGCACAAGGCGCAGCCGCGAACTCACGCAGACCATTTTCGGCGTGGAGATCGGCTGGCTGCCGTGGCAGCGCCCGGGATTTGATCTGGGATTGCGGCTCGGCGAACTGGCGAGCTCCAACCCGCAGCTTGCCGGCGCGGTGCTGCAGGGGCACGGCCTGTTCACATGGGGCGATACGTCCAGGGTCTGTTACGAAACCACCCTGCGCATCGTGCGCCGTGCCGGCGAGTGGCTCGCGGCTAACGGCAGTGCAGAAGCATTCGGTGGCACGCGTCATGCCGGTATTGCCGAAGCCACGGAGCGACGCCGTGTCGCCGCCGCATTGATGCCGCGCATACGCGGGCTGATCAGTGGTTCGCAACACAAGATCGCCCACTTCGACGATTCGCCCGCGGTGCTCGAATTCGTGAACTCCGCAGGGCTCGCGGCGCTTGCCGCGCTGGGCACCTCCTGCCCGGATCATTTTCTGCGCACAAAGATTCGTCCGCTGCTGATCGATTTCGATCCGTCAGCCGCGGAGCGCGAGGCCGAGATCGCACGTTGCGAAAGCACGCTCGCGGGCGCGCTCGAAGCCTACCGCGAGAACTATGCCGCGTATTACCGGCGCTGTGCTCGCCCCGACAGCCCCCCTATGCGCGATGCAAATGCGGTGATCTATCTCGTTCCCGGCGTAGGGGTGTTCAGCTTTGCACGCGACAAGGCCACCGCGCGCATCGCCGCGGAATTCTATGTGAACGCCATCAATGTGATGCGCGAGGCCGAACATGCCGATACCTATGTTGCGCTGCCGGAACAGGAAGCCTTCGATATCGAGTACTGGCTGCTGGAGGAAGCAAAGCTGCAGTGCATGCCAAAGCCGCGCAGCCTCGCGGGACGCGTGGCACTGGTCACGGGCGGCGCGGGCGGCATCGGTACCGCAACCGCGCGCCGCCTGCTCCAGGATGGCGCCTGCGTGGTGCTGGCGGATATCGACGCCGCGGCACTCGCGGAAACGCGCGTGGCGCTCGCAAGGGAATACGGCTCCGATGCGGTGCGCGCGGTGGTTTGCGATGTCACCGTCGAGGAATCAGTTGCCTGCGCGGGCATCGCAACCGCCGTGGAATTCGGCGGCCTGGACATCCTGGTCTCGAACGCCGGAATTGCCAACTCCGCACCGCTCGAGGACACCAGCCTCGAACTCTGGAACCGCAACATCTCGATCCTTGCAACTGGCTACTTCCTGATCACGCGCGAAGCTTTCCGTCTGCTCAAGCGCCAGGCCTGCGGAGGTGCCATCGCCTTTATCGCCAGCAAGAATGCGCTGGTCGCCTCGCCGAATGCCTCGGCCTACTGCACCGCCAAGGCAGCCGAGGTCCAGCTGGCCCGCGCCGTGGCGCTGGAAGGTGCGCCGCTCGGCATCCGCTGCAACGTCGTGAATCCCGATGCGGTGCTGCGCGGCTCGAAGATCTGGAGCGGCAAATGGCGCCAGGAGCGCGCCGATGCCTACAACATGGACGAGGACGAGCTCGAGGAACACTATCGCCAGCGCAGCCTGCTCAAGCTCAACGTCTACCCGGAGGACGTCGCCGAAGCCGTGTACTTCCTGGTCTCGGAGCGTTCCGCCAAATCCACCGGCAACATCATCAACGTCGACGCCGGCCACGCGCCGTCGTTCACCCGCTGA
- a CDS encoding DeoR/GlpR transcriptional regulator, producing MLEQQRQRLILDLLEEKQFVRLQELVDTLNASPATVRRDINKLAAEGLLSKIHGGAQLSASGLAPRAPRQQLQGAAFLANLERQVAEKRAIAERAVALCQDGETILINGGSSTFMMAEFLCARDINVLTNSFALAGVLLESGRCRVTLPGGELHRKQNIIVSAFDEDLIQRYHGRRMFMGTPAIGAHGVMESDPILIQAEQKLLRQAEQLVVLADSSKLNARAELVFCPLEEVDILITDSGIDADTRVLFEDAGIELIVVEPVAGNTQTRVAGEQG from the coding sequence ATGCTGGAGCAACAACGTCAGCGCCTCATCCTCGATCTTCTTGAAGAGAAGCAGTTCGTGCGCCTGCAGGAACTGGTCGACACCCTGAATGCCTCGCCGGCAACCGTTCGCCGTGATATCAACAAGCTCGCCGCGGAGGGACTGCTGAGCAAGATCCACGGCGGCGCGCAACTGAGCGCGTCCGGGCTGGCTCCCAGAGCGCCGCGCCAGCAACTGCAGGGTGCGGCGTTCCTGGCGAACCTGGAGCGCCAGGTGGCCGAGAAGCGCGCGATCGCAGAGCGTGCCGTGGCGCTGTGCCAGGACGGGGAAACGATCCTGATCAACGGCGGCAGCTCCACCTTCATGATGGCCGAATTCCTGTGCGCGCGTGATATCAACGTGCTCACCAACTCCTTTGCACTGGCCGGCGTGCTGCTGGAATCCGGGCGGTGCCGGGTCACCCTGCCCGGCGGGGAGCTGCATCGCAAGCAGAACATCATCGTCAGCGCCTTCGACGAGGACCTGATTCAGCGGTATCACGGGCGGCGCATGTTCATGGGCACGCCTGCCATCGGTGCACACGGTGTAATGGAGTCCGACCCGATATTGATACAAGCCGAGCAGAAACTGCTGCGCCAGGCCGAACAGCTGGTGGTCCTGGCCGACAGCAGCAAGCTCAATGCACGCGCCGAACTGGTGTTCTGCCCGCTGGAGGAAGTCGATATCCTGATCACCGACAGCGGTATCGATGCGGACACGCGCGTGCTTTTCGAAGACGCCGGTATCGAGCTGATCGTGGTCGAACCCGTTGCAGGCAACACGCAAACGCGTGTCGCAGGAGAACAAGGCTGA
- a CDS encoding gluconate 2-dehydrogenase subunit 3 family protein, translating to MMNRRKMLLAVASAMGGAMLGSATLRVLAGEVPAAAASRALFDANTSQLVSVLAEMIIPETDTPGAIAAGTPQFIEMMVADWYTDIERGIFFDGLKQLDTFCKASLGTSFIEANAKQRIAALDEAENQAAAYVSPFPGGTVAAAISKIVDENTPFFAKLKELTVIGYYSSEVGAKLELAYNPMPMRYEGDYAYVKTGGRQWSY from the coding sequence ATGATGAACCGACGGAAAATGTTGCTGGCAGTTGCCAGCGCGATGGGCGGTGCCATGCTGGGATCGGCGACGCTGCGGGTGCTGGCCGGCGAGGTGCCCGCCGCCGCAGCTTCGCGCGCGCTGTTTGACGCGAATACCTCGCAACTGGTCAGCGTGCTCGCGGAGATGATCATTCCCGAGACCGATACGCCCGGCGCAATCGCCGCGGGCACTCCGCAATTCATCGAGATGATGGTCGCGGACTGGTATACCGATATCGAGCGCGGGATTTTCTTCGACGGACTGAAACAGCTCGACACGTTCTGTAAAGCCTCGCTCGGAACCAGCTTCATCGAGGCGAACGCGAAGCAGCGCATTGCCGCGCTGGACGAGGCGGAAAATCAGGCGGCTGCCTATGTGAGTCCCTTTCCGGGTGGTACGGTTGCCGCCGCGATCTCAAAAATCGTCGACGAGAACACGCCGTTTTTCGCCAAGCTAAAGGAACTGACCGTGATCGGCTATTACAGCTCGGAAGTCGGCGCGAAGCTGGAACTGGCCTACAACCCGATGCCGATGCGCTACGAGGGCGATTACGCCTACGTGAAGACAGGGGGACGCCAGTGGAGCTATTGA
- a CDS encoding nucleoside transporter, translating to MQNDEFERTPVTPGRLQPARHFAANYAGEHVAGTEFVIGAMFVAWGVSTGDILWGLLWGNLMAVLSWGLVCAPIAVQTRLTLYAYLEKIGGPGMIRVYSVVNGVLFCILAGTMITVSASAMRIPLGIAPQVDWYPTSVAFVALVLVIGAVVVWIALRGFRGVARFATVCAPWMVLMFVLGAMAMLPVLAASTDGVQASSGIADFGTIADRWIWQGTGAGSVGMWHVAAFAWICNLAMHGGLSDMSVLRFARSPSYGFLSANGMFIGHYMAWVCAGIMGAGAALLLKSSISVLDPGAVAYQALGSAGIVAVIVAGWTTANPTIYRAGLAFQSLNPRWGRARVTMITGGVTTVIACFPFVFSRLMDFVGIMGLTLAPVGAVIVAEHWLFPRLGLTRYWAHYAGLRTNFAALAAWALSLLLALALVWSGTLHLFFLLIPTWIAATVIYLVLASFSGARVAHAEQAARDEGALRQQQAAERQYLDNEQLWRASTARASANPRLQFSRLFTLLALACCVFSGLAVFNGTIELATLRDWLIAPTVIYLVAATIWMREKECRDSEIPPA from the coding sequence ATGCAGAACGACGAATTCGAGCGCACGCCCGTCACACCCGGACGGCTGCAGCCGGCGCGGCATTTCGCGGCAAATTATGCCGGCGAGCATGTGGCCGGGACCGAGTTCGTGATCGGCGCGATGTTCGTGGCCTGGGGCGTATCCACGGGCGACATCCTGTGGGGGCTCCTGTGGGGCAACCTGATGGCGGTGCTCAGCTGGGGGCTGGTGTGCGCGCCGATCGCGGTGCAGACGCGGCTCACGCTGTACGCCTATCTGGAGAAGATCGGTGGCCCAGGCATGATCCGCGTCTACAGCGTGGTCAACGGCGTGCTCTTCTGCATACTCGCGGGAACCATGATCACGGTCTCCGCCTCGGCGATGCGCATCCCGCTGGGCATTGCCCCGCAGGTCGACTGGTACCCCACGAGCGTGGCTTTCGTGGCGCTGGTGCTCGTGATCGGTGCGGTGGTGGTGTGGATCGCACTGCGCGGTTTTCGCGGCGTGGCGCGTTTTGCCACGGTCTGTGCACCATGGATGGTTCTGATGTTCGTGCTGGGCGCGATGGCGATGCTGCCGGTGCTGGCGGCGAGCACGGATGGCGTGCAGGCGAGTTCGGGGATTGCCGATTTCGGCACCATCGCCGATCGCTGGATCTGGCAGGGAACCGGTGCCGGTTCGGTCGGTATGTGGCATGTGGCGGCGTTTGCGTGGATCTGTAATCTCGCGATGCATGGCGGTCTGTCCGATATGAGCGTGCTGCGTTTCGCGCGCAGCCCGAGCTATGGCTTTCTCTCCGCGAACGGCATGTTCATCGGGCATTACATGGCGTGGGTCTGTGCCGGCATCATGGGCGCGGGCGCCGCGCTGCTGTTGAAGAGCAGCATCTCGGTACTCGATCCGGGTGCGGTGGCCTACCAGGCGCTTGGTTCCGCGGGCATTGTTGCAGTGATCGTTGCCGGCTGGACGACCGCAAACCCCACGATCTACCGCGCCGGGCTGGCGTTCCAGTCGCTCAACCCGCGCTGGGGTCGCGCGCGCGTCACGATGATCACCGGCGGCGTCACGACCGTGATTGCGTGTTTCCCGTTCGTGTTCAGCCGGCTGATGGATTTTGTCGGGATCATGGGGCTCACGCTGGCGCCGGTCGGCGCGGTGATCGTGGCCGAACACTGGCTGTTTCCGCGTCTCGGGCTCACGCGTTACTGGGCGCACTACGCGGGTCTGCGCACGAATTTTGCCGCGCTCGCGGCATGGGCGCTGTCGTTGCTTCTCGCGCTGGCGCTGGTCTGGAGCGGGACGCTGCATCTCTTCTTCCTGCTGATCCCGACCTGGATCGCGGCAACCGTGATCTACCTCGTCCTCGCCAGCTTCAGCGGTGCGCGCGTCGCGCACGCCGAGCAGGCTGCCCGGGATGAGGGCGCGCTGCGACAGCAACAGGCCGCGGAGCGGCAATACCTGGATAACGAGCAGTTGTGGCGCGCCAGCACGGCGCGCGCCAGCGCAAACCCGCGTCTGCAGTTCAGCCGGCTGTTTACCCTGCTTGCGCTCGCGTGTTGCGTGTTCTCGGGGCTGGCGGTCTTCAACGGGACGATCGAACTGGCAACGCTGCGCGACTGGTTGATCGCGCCGACCGTGATTTACCTCGTGGCCGCGACGATCTGGATGCGCGAAAAGGAATGCCGTGATTCGGAAATCCCGCCGGCATGA
- a CDS encoding L-fuculose kinase, translating into MSCTLIFDIGKTHAKAIVFDAVLQPVARRQRANSVLTTAPYPHLDVDGLWQWMLEAMRDSAAQHRIEHIIVTTHGATAALIDPARGENGLVLPVLDYEHSGPEEFADYEARRPAFAQTFSPALPGGLNLGRQLHWLRTRFPKDFARAQAVLLYPQYWTWRLSGALLSECSSLGCHTDLWSPRARDFSVLVPALGLLGKIPPRRVAWGSVQLHADIADRTGLTTNCAVHAGVHDSNAGYARQLKLALGRPFVLVSTGTWVVCMASHGALEALDETRDMLANVDIHGNPVACARFMGGREFAAICGLLGADPDADVSVEDVQAVVDAGALALPSFGGASGPFAASAGRIVGQPANGAALATLYTALMIDQLLDLLAAPGEIVIEGALLANSVLCRLVAALRNTPVGLCGTGDSSALGAAMLCHWEREPEMAPLQHCEPCTLRGLVDYRARWRMAAADQPRQRSGQSEINA; encoded by the coding sequence ATGAGCTGCACGCTGATTTTCGACATCGGCAAGACGCATGCGAAGGCAATCGTGTTCGATGCCGTTCTGCAGCCCGTCGCGCGCCGCCAGCGTGCAAACAGCGTGCTCACTACCGCGCCCTATCCGCATCTCGATGTCGACGGCCTGTGGCAGTGGATGCTCGAGGCGATGCGCGATAGCGCAGCGCAACACCGGATAGAGCACATCATTGTCACAACGCATGGTGCAACGGCGGCGCTGATCGATCCGGCGCGCGGCGAGAACGGGCTCGTTCTGCCGGTGCTCGACTACGAACACTCGGGGCCGGAAGAATTCGCGGACTACGAGGCGCGGCGACCCGCCTTTGCGCAAACCTTTTCGCCGGCGCTGCCGGGTGGCCTGAATCTCGGGCGGCAGTTGCACTGGCTGCGCACACGGTTTCCGAAGGACTTCGCGCGTGCGCAGGCCGTGCTTCTCTACCCGCAATACTGGACATGGCGTCTGAGCGGCGCGCTGCTGAGTGAATGCAGCTCGCTCGGTTGCCATACCGATCTGTGGTCGCCGCGGGCGCGGGATTTTTCCGTGCTGGTTCCCGCACTCGGGCTGCTGGGCAAAATCCCCCCGCGGCGTGTGGCCTGGGGGTCAGTGCAACTGCATGCCGATATTGCCGATCGCACGGGGCTTACGACGAACTGTGCGGTGCATGCCGGAGTGCATGACAGCAACGCGGGTTATGCACGTCAGCTGAAACTTGCGCTGGGCCGGCCATTCGTGCTGGTCTCGACCGGTACATGGGTGGTGTGCATGGCATCGCATGGGGCGCTGGAGGCGCTCGACGAGACGCGCGACATGCTCGCCAATGTCGATATCCACGGCAACCCGGTCGCCTGCGCGCGCTTTATGGGCGGGCGCGAGTTCGCCGCGATCTGCGGATTGCTCGGCGCCGATCCGGACGCCGATGTGAGCGTCGAGGATGTGCAGGCCGTTGTGGATGCCGGCGCGCTGGCGCTGCCAAGTTTTGGCGGCGCCAGCGGACCGTTTGCCGCATCAGCGGGACGAATCGTCGGCCAACCCGCCAACGGTGCCGCGCTTGCCACGCTCTACACGGCGCTGATGATCGATCAGCTGCTCGATCTGCTGGCGGCTCCCGGCGAGATCGTGATCGAAGGTGCGCTTCTTGCGAACTCCGTGTTGTGCCGGTTGGTGGCGGCGCTGCGCAATACACCCGTGGGCCTGTGCGGGACCGGCGATTCGAGCGCGCTCGGCGCGGCCATGCTGTGCCATTGGGAGCGCGAACCCGAAATGGCGCCCCTACAGCACTGCGAGCCGTGCACGCTGCGTGGACTCGTGGATTACCGCGCGCGGTGGCGCATGGCGGCTGCGGACCAACCACGGCAGCGATCAGGACAATCGGAGATCAATGCATGA